Proteins found in one Triticum aestivum cultivar Chinese Spring chromosome 4D, IWGSC CS RefSeq v2.1, whole genome shotgun sequence genomic segment:
- the LOC123099301 gene encoding dolabradiene monooxygenase-like, producing MEVIYLGVALVSMSIVLFVARCSRKANEPPGPWQLPLIGSLHHLALSRQLPHHAICELARRHGPVMLLRLGEVPTLVVSSREGARELMKTHDLAFATRPLNATMRVLTDGGRDIVFAPYGEYWRQLRKIAVSELLSASRVLSFRAVREEEVSFMLRDVAQAAAAGRPVELRARVSALVTDITARTVMGDRRFKERAVFLSALDRSAKLSAGFNPPDLWPSSRLVGCLSGAVRRAKECSDIGNGVFDAIIRGRTMGGQKEHNLLDGLLSMHKEGRIDMDTVKYVVLEVFSVGNDTTATTLEWAITELVKNPKVMQKATAEVRQAFEACGTVAEHALGKLPYMHLVIRETLRLHTPVPLLLPRQCQEPCQVLGYDVPRGTHVLVNVWALAHDERYWHDPPDEFRPERFEGEAAVVDFRGTDFSFLPFGAGRRMCPGIGFGLANIELALASLLFHFDWEGPPPGEIDMAEEFGLTVRRKADLLLRPVLRVPSQ from the exons ATGGAGGTCATATACCTCGGCGTAGCTCTTGTGTCCATGTCCATTGTGCTCTTTGTTGCTAGGTGCAGCCGCAAGGCGAACGAGCCGCCGGGGCCGTGGCAGCTGCCTCTGATTGGCAGCCTGCACCACCTCGCCCTCTCCAGGCAGCTCCCCCACCACGCGATTTGTGAACTAGCACGGCGCCATGGGCCGGTGATGCTCCTCCGGCTCGGCGAGGTGCCCACGCTGGTGGTGTCGTCCAGGGAGGGTGCCCGCGAGCTGATGAAGACCCACGACTTGGCGTTCGCCACGCGGCCCCTGAATGCCACCATGCGCGTGCTCACCGACGGTGGCCGGGACATTGTGTTCGCGCCGTATGGCGAGTACTGGCGCCAGCTCAGGAAGATCGCCGTCTCGGAGCTGCTTTCGGCGTCACGCGTCCTGTCTTTCCGCGCCGTCCGTGAGGAGGAGGTCTCCTTCATGCTTCGCGATGTCGCGCAGGCCGCGGCGGCCGGGCGCCCCGTGGAGTTGCGTGCGCGTGTCTCGGCGCTCGTCACCGACATCACGGCCCGCACCGTGATGGGTGACCGCCGGTTCAAGGAGCGCGCGGTGTTCCTTAGCGCCCTCGACCGCTCTGCGAAGCTCTCAGCGGGGTTCAACCCACCGGACCTGTGGCCATCATCCAGGCTTGTTGGCTGTCTCAGCGGGGCCGTGCGCCGTGCCAAGGAGTGCTCAGATATCGGGAATGGCGTCTTTGACGCCATCATCCGTGGGAGGACCATGGGAGGCCAGAAGGAGCACAACTTACTCGATGGTCTTCTAAGCATGCACAAAGAGGGCAGGATCGACATGGACACCGTTAAATACGTCGTCTTG GAAGTATTCAGCGTTGGCAATGACACGACAGCGACGACGCTGGAGTGGGCGATCACAGAGCTGGTCAAGAACCCTAAAGTGATGCAAAAGGCGACAGCCGAAGTCAGGCAAGCCTTCGAGGCCTGCGGCACCGTGGCAGAGCATGCCCTCGGCAAGCTCCCCTACATGCACCTCGTTATCCGGGAGACGTTGCGGCTGCACACGCCCGTGCCGCTGCTCCTCCCGCGGCAGTGCCAGGAGCCATGTCAGGTGCTAGGTTACGACGTGCCGCGGGGTACACATGTGCTGGTGAATGTCTGGGCACTGGCCCATGATGAGCGCTACTGGCACGACCCGCCCGACGAGTTTCGGCCCGAGCGATTCGAGGGCGAGGCGGCTGTGGTGGACTTCAGGGGCACCGACTTCTCCTTCCTTCCATTTGGCGCTGGCCGGAGGATGTGCCCAGGGATAGGGTTTGGCCTCGCCAACATCGAGCTCGCCCTCGCAAGCCTGCTATTCCACTTTGACTGGGAGGGTCCACCACCGGGTGAGATTGACATGGCCGAGGAGTTTGGTCTAACGGTGCGGCGGAAGGCTGACCTCCTGCTGCGTCCTGTCCTTCGGGTGCCGTCCCAATAG
- the LOC123099867 gene encoding carnosic acid synthase-like, whose translation MTALNLLSSTIFSTELAILDDRHVKPSDFKAMLAELNVTVGLPNLSDFIPEVAWLDLQGLRRRIEGLFTRLHAMIGEQIEHQMRDRAAIAGAPTKKNFLDVLLDYHNFLDVLRAPDGPLIDFAHVRTVHACDQDLFSAGTDTSSATVEWAMAELLLNPSCMSRAREELDQVIGSKEHVEESDIGQLKYLQAIVKETFRLHPPAPFLLPHVAERTTQVRG comes from the exons ATGACTGCACTTAACCTGCTCTCCTCCACCATCTTCTCAACCGAGTTGGCCATCCTCGACGACCGCCATGTCAAGCCTTCGGACTTCAAGGCCATGCTCGCAGAGCTAAACGTGACCGTCGGATTGCCAAACCTCTCGGACTTCATCCCTGAAGTGGCGTGGCTAGACCTGCAGGGCCTGAGGAGACGCATCGAGGGCTTGTTCACGCGGCTGCATGCCATGATCGGCGAGCAGATCGAGCATCAGATGCGGGACCGTGCCGCCATCGCAGGTGCGCCGACCAAGAAAAACTTCCTGGACGTGCTGCTGGACTACCACAACTTCCTGGACGTGCTTCGAGCGCCAGACGGTCCTCTCATTGATTTCG CTCACGTACGTACGGTACATGCATGTGATCAGGACTTGTTCAGCGCGGGGACGGATACAAGTTCAGCCACGGTAGAATGGGCGATGGCGGAGCTGCTACTGAATCCATCATGCATGTCGAGAGCCCGCGAAGAGCTCGACCAAGTGATAGGCTCTAAAGAACACGTTGAGGAGTCCGACATTGGACAGCTCAAGTACCTCCAAGCCATCGTGAAGGAGACTTTCCGGCTCCATCCTCCTGCGCCGTTCCTCCTCCCGCACGTGGCGGAGAGAACGACACAGGTCCGGGGATAG